The genomic DNA GCTGGCGTGGGATACCTTGCGAGCCATTAGTCCGCTTCTATCGCACCAGGGACCCCACCATAAGCTGTCATTAGCTCTCAGGAGGTACAAGCCTCTATATAGGGACTTATCCCCTTGGACGAATGGTAGTTTAGTGGAATATATAGAATGGCTCTTCTAATAAGACTGACCACCTCATCACGGAGTTACAAGTCTCCCAGGCCATCCTCTCAAACCATTCGAAGAATGTGGACATGGCCCATACTTATGACCTAAACTATGTTACGAACCAAAGACGACAGCTCGACGGCGGGACTCCCGTTTTCCAGAGTCAAAACGACTCAAGTgaaaccttcaagaagagTTTCGAGGGCACAGATGACAATAAAAACAGCCTAGGGGCAGAGCCGAGCCAAGCGGGGTCAGAGGAATCTGAAGGAATCTACTTCAAACCCGACCTAATGCATAAAGAGAACCAGCAACCTCGACCTCGAGGTGCCCTGATACGTGTGTACTCCGAGAACGAGCGATCAAATTTTAACGAATCCACAGGCGCGCGGCTATATGATGACCTGAGGTATAGACCGATGCACTACGACGGCAGCGGATCGCCACCCAAGAGCAGCGCTGTTGACATAGTTCCTaagtcaaagagaaggcATTCATCGTCATGGGATGAAGACCGTATGACGGCCTCCTCCCGGCGCTGCCCGATAGACGTTATCGGCGACATGCAGGATGAGTATATTCCTGACCTGGACTTCTCGACTGCGTTTAGCCGGTGGCAAAGCGATGACAACCTGCACGATCAACTTCTCGGCGAGGTGCAGCCGCAAGGCTTGAGCCGTATGCACTGCTACAACGACTGGGCTGGGTACGAAACGGACCTGAGCCGTTCATCGTCAGCGTCCTCTTCATCTATCGTGTTCAGATCCGCGCATGCAAAGGTTGCCCCGATACCCCTGCCGAGAGCCGGGCTGCCCTCTGCATCGCCAAATAGAGCCGCGCACAATCAAATGAGTAGCGTGTTTGGAGGCCTATCCCATGCTTCACAACTTTCCTATCCTAGAAACAGACCTGTCCCCATGCTTAATACAGCGCCAGGCGGCTCGTACAGAAGCCTGAAAAGACGGAAATCCGGGCTAGAGGCCGAATCGCCTTCTTCGCCAGTAGTGGTCACCCCTGGCACAACCCTGAGCTACGCGTCCTCGAACGATGTCCGATTCACGAACGATGAGTGGAAGAACGTTATCGCCCAGCTGCCTGACAACTTCCTGTCTCTCCCCTACAGCCAGCGTAAGAGGATCTTGCAGGACAAATTCCCAGATATTAACTATAAATCTATGATGACAATGCTGAAGAGATACTACTTAAACTCAGGCAAGAGCAGCTCTCAGCTGCAAGACAATAAATCTAGACGCGGCTCGCTTGCTTCCCAATTTCTGAGCTCGTTTACGCCATCTTCGACATTGAAATCAAACGATAAGGGCAATGTTGTAATGGGTTACACGCTTGGCAAGATAATAGGATTCGGGGCATGGGGCATGATACGAGAATGCTACAAAAATGCCGctgaggacgaagacggTGACAACGTCGCCGTGaaggctttcaaaattgtcaaATTCAGGAATAACACGTTGGTTAAGGAACAGGTCCTCAAAGAAGTGCATATGTGGTCTAAATTGAAGCATCCAAACATCTTGCCACTGATTGATTGGAAGTTGGACGAAGACTACGCAATGTATTGTCTCACCGAGAAGATCAGTGGCGGTACATTGTACGACCTTGTCAACTCGTGGGGCGAGGCTAGCCAATCCAAAATAGCTCTTTCGCAAAGACGCAAATTAACAGCCGAGCTCGGCACTCAGATTGTGGAAGCGTTGAAATTTATGCACGCAAAACGGATCATCCACGGGGAtgtcaagcttgaaaactgcTTGCTTGAAGAGCGTGAGCCTGGTAAAGAATGCAGGTGGCATGTCGTTTTGTGCGATTTTGGAATGAGCTCCGAGTTTGAAGATAGCGCTGAAAGCAACCGCCGTGATGGGGGTGGAAATAAAACTCCCCGCGAGCATGCACACAAGGGCCAGCTTGCGCCGCTTCGTGACAGACCACTTGTTTTCAGATCAGCTTCCAACTTGACCCTGAAGTCTGGCAAGTTCCACAGATCTTTGAAAGGAGATAACATGCCTCATGGAAACCATCCGCTAGGCGTAAGCTCGTTTCCGAGACACTACGGTCCATCCTTAACAAGTGCCAACATTTCGGGTCGATTTCctgccaaagaaaaaagcCCCGCTAGCGAAAGTAACCTCCAAGCTCTCACTTTCACTGCTACAAGCACAAACGGTTCCGCAACAACCGACAAAGATGGCGTACCACCAAAATTGTCCAACGCTACAAATGCACGCGATCCACACAGCCACATTGGGTCTCTTCCATATGCAGCGCccgagcttctggagccGACTCCGCCGCCATTGGCACCCTCTGCGGACATCTGGGCGCTAGGTGTGACCCTTTACACGATGTTGCTCGGTAAACTACTTTTCAAGCATGATTATGAACCTCGACTGCGGGCGATGATTGCCGCAGCCAAATACGACACCAAATCCCTTGATGAAATTTGTGTGACAGAAGCCAACCCGCCCTGTCCAGAACTATTGAAGGCAGTCAAAGGATGCCTAATCAAAGACGTGGCCCAGCGTTGGGAGCTCGATGCAATAGAGATTGCGTTAACGCAGTGCGTTAAGACTTCCACACAGCTCGAGGAGGCCACCGTACACAAATGATCACGGACTTAGACGAGATACTAATAACTAATATATGTGCGAAGGGGT from Lachancea thermotolerans CBS 6340 chromosome F complete sequence includes the following:
- the NNK1 gene encoding protein kinase NNK1 (weakly similar to uniprot|P36003 Saccharomyces cerevisiae YKL171W Hypothetical ORF); translation: MAHTYDLNYVTNQRRQLDGGTPVFQSQNDSSETFKKSFEGTDDNKNSLGAEPSQAGSEESEGIYFKPDLMHKENQQPRPRGALIRVYSENERSNFNESTGARLYDDLRYRPMHYDGSGSPPKSSAVDIVPKSKRRHSSSWDEDRMTASSRRCPIDVIGDMQDEYIPDLDFSTAFSRWQSDDNLHDQLLGEVQPQGLSRMHCYNDWAGYETDLSRSSSASSSSIVFRSAHAKVAPIPLPRAGLPSASPNRAAHNQMSSVFGGLSHASQLSYPRNRPVPMLNTAPGGSYRSLKRRKSGLEAESPSSPVVVTPGTTLSYASSNDVRFTNDEWKNVIAQLPDNFLSLPYSQRKRILQDKFPDINYKSMMTMLKRYYLNSGKSSSQLQDNKSRRGSLASQFLSSFTPSSTLKSNDKGNVVMGYTLGKIIGFGAWGMIRECYKNAAEDEDGDNVAVKAFKIVKFRNNTLVKEQVLKEVHMWSKLKHPNILPLIDWKLDEDYAMYCLTEKISGGTLYDLVNSWGEASQSKIALSQRRKLTAELGTQIVEALKFMHAKRIIHGDVKLENCLLEEREPGKECRWHVVLCDFGMSSEFEDSAESNRRDGGGNKTPREHAHKGQLAPLRDRPLVFRSASNLTLKSGKFHRSLKGDNMPHGNHPLGVSSFPRHYGPSLTSANISGRFPAKEKSPASESNLQALTFTATSTNGSATTDKDGVPPKLSNATNARDPHSHIGSLPYAAPELLEPTPPPLAPSADIWALGVTLYTMLLGKLLFKHDYEPRLRAMIAAAKYDTKSLDEICVTEANPPCPELLKAVKGCLIKDVAQRWELDAIEIALTQCVKTSTQLEEATVHK